A region of the Sardina pilchardus chromosome 3, fSarPil1.1, whole genome shotgun sequence genome:
tgtgtgtgtgtgtgtgtgtgtgtgtgtgtgtgtgtgtgtgtgcgtgtgaagaaACTATTACGCACTCTTGACAGCACATTCTATAGTTATATAATAACTTAATTCTTTTTAATCACTTATGTTGGTGTAAGAGACTGTTAGTGAAGCGAAAAATACTTTTACTTCTGAACAAAAGTTTTCTGTGTATTCTCTCATTTGAAGATGTATGTTTGAGATGGATTTCAGTAGACGCAGGTTACACTGCATTGTTTGGAGTTTGATACGGTTTGATACGTTAAAAGGACTTTGCTTCTATCACTTCCATATACTCACTGGGTGTAGTCTTTGggctgtcaatgtgtgtgtgtgtgtgtgtggtgtgggattGTGTTTATGGTACCAACTTAGAGAGGACCCGAGGAATGGTGCACAACCCTGAGACGCTGCTGTCATGGATTTCAGAGGACACTGAATTCTGTTTGTTGTCAAAACACAGCTCTAGCTTCACCTTAGAGACCTGTAAGGTCAGCTGTAGGGAATTATCAGTAGCCTTTCGGGTGAAAAATGTTCATTACAGAGagagcaatgtttttttttttttctcacatgtTGCTgtcatcctctttctctctcacactgtttgacacacatacatacacaaacacacacacttacatacacacacacacacacacacacacacagtgtctcacCTGTCTCGCTCACTCTGTTGCAGTGACACCACTCCTCGTAGCGCTTCCCAAAGCCAGAACAGTGCGGACTCAACAGATTGCCGAGGCTGCAGGTAAGACCACTGAGCCACGAAAACATGATATACATCAAAGCTCTCCTCGTGGCACGGAGCTTTTAAAAACATGCCCAGGCTCATCTGTGGTGTGTCTTAACCACCTGCATTAAAAAGCTTGTACTCATCGTCAactccctcacgggatcaaaaaagtatatattctaacTCAGCAAGACAATGCAAAGCACGGAATTAATCGATTATAACAAGCATACAGCTGAAAGTTACAACAGGACATATTCGGTCAACATTACTATGCCCTcctagatacatagatagatagatagatagatagatagatcgatagatcgatagatagatcgatagatagatagatagatagatagatagatgaattagatagatagatgaattaAAAATGGTATAAAGAAAAGAACCATTCAGGGGTGTCATATATGAACCATACAATACAAATTTCTGGCTATAGCAACTTTTTTGTGGGGGCTTTTGTTCCTTAAATCTAATGTACTCTTTTGATAttgctgttgttattatttttatttattgttatgtatttattgtttctTAACCTGCAATTGCAGAAATGTTTAATGGCTGGATACATTGTCATTGTTTTATTATTCACTGTATTAAAGACAGATGTTTCACTAATGTCCTGTGAAATTATGCACATTGTTCTTTTTCTCAGGGACAGCATTATTGACAAGGTGGTGGAACGTTATTCAAAAAAATGGAAGAAACAAGAGAACAATTATAAAAAGTTCAGGTAAGAGCTCATACAACCCCTTCAAATGCtgtgcatacacgcacacacactcacacacacacacaaacaattgcaCCCAATTGTAATTATCGCAATATTGAGTTCTGCTCAGTGGTTGCATCAAGAACAGACAAAATACTAGAGaatgaacaagagagagagagagagagagagagagagagagagagagagagagagaagaatgcagGGATGTTCCCAAGGAAAGTGCCGGAAATAAAAAACTTCATCTCATCCCACTTTCCCCTGCCGTTCTCATTCCATTTGATTCCCAtgacccaaaacacacagaaccatCTGTTGCATCTGTGAACATGCTGTTACTGCTGTCACAGAAATACGCAATAGTATTTCACAGCTGAGTCATTCAATGCCTTGCAGCAATATCCGAGGCCTAGCTGcatcttctttgtgtgtgtgtgtgtgtgtgtgtgtgtgtgtgtgtgtgtgtgtgtgtgtgtgtgtgtgtgtgtgtgtgtgtgtgtgtgtgtgtgtgtgtgtgtgtgtgtgtgtgtgtgtgtgtgtgtgtgtgtgtgtgtgtgtctgtgtgtctgtgtgtgtgtgtctgtgtgtgtgtgtgtgtgtgtgtgtctgtgtgtgtgtattccctgAGAATCCTTAAATCAACATGTGTGGGTGTTGAAGGCTTGGTGGTAGACGAGCCCTGCACTTGGGCCCCTCTCCTGGAGTCTTGGAGTGGAACATTACTCAGTGGAAACAGGAAATCGAACCACACCACGGGGATGGTCATGAGACAACAATGACTGTACAGTAATTTGGGgcgcaaaacaaaatgtttcatATATATCCTAAGGCTATGCTCATCACAGTATCCCTCTTGGTTGTCAGTGTGCTCTTCTTGCCTTGTGCAGTGGAGAAAGCTAAACTCAGTAGTAGGCTATCTTAAACTTGCATTAAGTTATCTGTCATTTGTAACTGACTAAAATACTCTCACTATATACTGAGGATTTACTCTCTTTATATCATGTGGTCTCCAGATGTTGTTGACTTATGGACAGCTGTGAAAGTGTAGGTATCAAGCCAGTTTTGGTATCATTAATGCTGTGGCCTTGGTTCATCGCCACTGACTCTGACGGCATCATTGAGCATCCCTGGGCACCATAGAGTTATCATCTTAAGACAGTAAAACTGAGGCAAAAAGATATCTTGCTACCGCATTATAGGTATATGTTTTAGTTCACTGACAAACTTTAGGTGTGTACTGATCTTTCAACATGGCTTGAGCATAATCGGTGCCTGTCTGTTGGGTGAGTTGTTTATTTTCAAGTAAACAGGATTTCCTTCCACCGAACAAGTAATGTATTACTAATGTACCAGAAAAGGTTCGGCCACAGTTAGGGGTCCTCAAGAGCAGGATGGACTTGGAATTCTGTTCTCAGGAAATCACGTAGATCATGCCGGCGTCAGTTCTTGAGTGttttccatttgtttttgtatttggtGGATGGCATTTTCTTTGAAGTGTGTTCTCTatgttcggggggggggggggtgtcaagtGGAAGTTATTGTTCTTTTGTTTCTGCCCTTTTCATCCTCCCCCTCTGTGACTCCTTCACTTACATATCAGCTGACCCTCTCTTTAGCATAGCCATAGGGGGGCCCTGCTGTTGGAATGCGCTTAAGCCTGCACCCGGTGGCTTTTACCTTCATAGAGTAGCCTAAGGAGTTGGGCAATATGACCCCTGGAGTGACCACGTCCTGGCCCAGACCATGGACCTGGGAGCCTGTGATATCAGCATCATGGTTGCTCTAGGAAGTCAGAGAGGCCCAGCTGCACTCGTAGGACAGTGATGAAATGAAAGCTGTGACACTCAATGGATCTCGTTTCATTTGCGAGCCTTCACCAGATGTCTTTCACTGTCCAGCGTAGCAACGCTGCTAAACAGTTGCTTGGAACTACAACCATACGGTTACATCATACGGAATCGTTTTCCTGTTTTCCTTGGGAATTGGCTTGGGCAGCAGGACAACCCTCCCTCTGTAGACGACATACCCTTAATTGTCCAGCCACTCTACTCCATTGTCCACAGAGTATTTAGCAGAATGTGCATGATAATGACATGGTAAAACTCAACTGAAAAACAGAGACCCATTTTATAGGTCAGATGTCTCATCTCATCAGGAAACGGAGGATCTGGTTGATGACACCCACAGTGGTCTGCTGATGTTACTATGACAATATACTGCACATGCAAAACAGAGTCATGTTAGTTGGCCAGCACTTCCTCCTGTGCTATTATCATGCTACCTGAGATCTCCCTAAGACCATCTGGGAAGCTTGTTTGTGACCGGATCCTGTTACAGAGGACACAGGGCGTGAGACGTCTGTGCTTTCTGATCGGTTCTGTGGCGTGTAAATGGCCAGGTCAAGAATAACGTCATTTATTTTCCAGCTCTTCACAATGCTAGCAGAATGCTCCATTGACTTAAATGGGATTTCACAGTGTTCTACTAGTCAGTTATATTCATGTAATTATCTCTGAAAGTATAATGGCCACTGTCATTGGCAAGTTTGTGTGCGTCTGGTTCACGCCTTTCATAGCACTCTGCAAGTAGTCAGGTCACTTCTTGCAGTGGAACTTAATTCAGCAGACGATCTGCTTTGTTCTAAAGAATGTCTCATTCAAGGAAACAGTAATAAAGAAATGTAAGAGACTTGCCAACACAAGACAAGTTTATTTTTCTTGTGTTGGCAAGTAGCCAGATAACAAGTGGGATAATGTATAAAATTCCAGTCATTATTGAAATCATTCCTCCAGGGTGAAGCAAGACCCCTCTGCTGTGCGTCGGGGTCCGTTCGAGACTCATTTTCCCAATAATGGCCGACATTctattatcccttacatatctcACTCAAGGTTGTACTTCTCTTAAcccattttttaattaaaaaaaaaaaaagattatggTATTTTTCAGTcatctcatacagtatatccataaAAGAAAGCTGTGGAATGGATGGTTCATATAATTCTTGGCCATGCACAGCATAGTCGACTTAACCTTTAACTCTTGTTATCATCTATTTTCAGTTTCAGATCATCAAACATTGTAATCTATTGAATTTAACTAGTGTCGTGTTAGGAATGGTAATACTGTGGTGTTTCAATCTGTTAAAGTTTCCGGTTGAAACATTGAAAACCAACacagatactttgaaatgaaaattaaTAGGACTGGCGTATTTATTACAAAATGTAAATTTTAAATcttgtttttaaacattttatttttcccAAAGTTTTCATTAGCTCCATGTTGTTTTCCGTGCCACTGAAAATGCCTTATACAGTAGGAACACACGTTTGTTAATGCAGATGAGAGGGTGACCaatgttctgtctctgtctttgttcTGTAATTGCGGTCGTTTGTTAGGTCGTTGCTGAGCAGCAAGTGTCATGGTGTCACTAAGGCAGTTGTCACGCAAGCCAATACCCCTGTGGGGACAAAGGTCGTGTATGATGGCGAGAAGAGGAAGCCATTGCAAGTGACCCCTGCACTGTTCAATGTCTTTCCAAAGGTAAAGGACACCATATGAACTTAAAGGCCTTTTGGGAAAGTGGCCTCAGGAGCTTACTTCATACACTACATAGTTTTTTCACTAGGTTCTCATCATGtaatcccccctctccctctttgtatgtttgtgtacacacGTGTGCAGGAGGCACCCTTTGGAAACACAACATGGGATTCATGTTCTGTTGTTGGAAATGGGGGGATTCTTGCCAACAGTAGTTGCGGACAGAGAATCGACTCTGCCCAGTTTGTTATCAGGTATGTACATACAAAACTCCATCTATATCATTTTATTCAGTCTTTACAATGCACATACTAATTGGAGCCCTCAGGACTTTAGGAAAAGGTCTGTTCCAGATAGAAGTATCATATTGTCATATAATGTTGAAAGTCACTGTGGATAAAAGTCTCTGCTAAAGACCATAAGCATAGCTATGATTATAGTCTATACATAACATAACTATACTTAACTGTGTAAAACAAACCGTTGCATGATTGTGAGGCCActgtctccccctccccccactcacCATGTGATTCCCTCACAGATGTAACCTTCCTCCGTTGGACCACGGCTATGAAAAGGATGTGGGGAATAAAACCGACTTGGTAACAGCCAATCCCAGCATTCTCCATGAAAAGTGAGTGGAgcggaaaaaaagagagtaTCTGTTCTGAATTATCAGAGGAATGTGattacgtgcatgcatgtatgtacttGCTTGCACATGCCTGtgctgtacatgtgtgcgtgctgtacatgtctgtgtgtgtgtgtgtgtgtgtgtgtgtgtgtgtgtgtgtgtgtgtgtgtgtgtgtgtgctgtgggtgtgtatgcgtgtgtgctgtgcacgTGTGTCGGTTGTGTGTGATTTACGATTACTTTTGATGAGTGTGTCTAATGTGGCAGCACATTGCGAATGtttttcagtgacattttgagCATGGTcataaaagtatttttttttaaagggttaTAATAataagcataataataatatgtttaTACAATTATTTATACATTGCCTTTCTCAGACTTTACAAAGGCAACacaaacagagcacacacagagcaagacaacaacaccccccaaaaaaaccctAATTTGCGATGAGTCTATGCGGTGGCAGAAGATAAAAAGTGTCCCTGAGACAGAAAAGTCTGAGATGAGCTTTGAAGATCGGAAAGTAGAGTCGGTCACGAAGGGATTGAAGGAGAGAACTCCAGAGCTTAGAGGCCACAGCACTGAAAGAGCTGCCACCCAGGGTGGAGAGTCTGGTCTGGTGCGGGGGGACAGTGAGGAGACTCTGGTTAGAGGATCTGAGGGAACGGGGTGGGAGTGTCAGAAGGTCAGAAGGTCAGAAGGTAAGAAGGTCAGAAGGTcagaaggtcagaggtcaggaggAGCAAGGTCATGGAGGGCTTTGAGAAGTGAGAACAAGTAGAATTTTTGAATTTGATTCGGGACAGAACCAGTAACCAGTGAAGCTAGGAAAGAATAGGGGTGATGTGAGCAGATCTCTTGGTATGAGTGAGTAGTCTGGCTGCGTTCTGAATATATTAAGAGTTATAGTAatcatgacaaacaaacaaaagtgttCCTGTGATTCTTACTAGAGCTCGATATTAGCTTTCTGCTGATCTGTCAGTTAAATTTCCAGTGTTGTCGTTTCAATGCCACGCTGCCAACGTGCACCAGCTAGAAATAGGAACAGTGCCTGTTTGTCACGCGTCAGGCTTGGTATTTTAGGAAATTTCCTCTTTCGCTTCCCTTTTTGaatctcctccgtctcctccgtcatctcctcctccgtcaGGTTCAACGGGCTCATGGAGCGCCGGCGGCCCTTCGTGGAGGGCCTCCGTCCCTACGGCGACGCCCTGGTCCTCCTCCCGGCCTTCTCCTACGGCCACAACACGCCGGTGTCCCTGCGCGCCGTCTACACCCTGGAGGACTTCCACAGCCCCGCGCGGCCCGTCTTCTTCAGCCCGGACTACCTGACGGGCCTGGCCCGCTTCTGGCGCTCGCAGGGCCTGCGCACGGTCCGCCTGAGCACGGGCCTCATCGTGGCCAGCCTGGCGCTGGAGCTGTGCACCAACGTGCACCTGTACGGCTTCTGGCCGTTCGGCCAGCACCCGCATAGCCACGGCCGGCACCTCACCAACCACTACTACGACGACCGGGAGACCAAGAAGAAGATTCACGCCATGCCCGCCGAGTTCGAGCACCTGCTGAGGCTCCACGAGCAGGGCGTTCTCAGGGTGCATCTGGGACAGTGCCCGCCCAGCGATGGGTAAGGCATGCCTGGCATGGTCACCTCTGGACTTGGGCATGCTTTCTCGTGGGAGCTACCAGAACTGTTCTCCTCTGCATGGCTGCAGTGTCCCAAGGAATTGCTGTCACTCGATTCCTCGTTTTATTGCTGGGGGATAAAAAAAAGGCATGCTGGTATTTGTAGTCCTCTTTTGTGGGCGGCTGAAAACATGTCTGCTGTGCAGACTGGACTCTCAGTCTTGGAGAGTGATTTGCACAAAGACTTCCCGCTATGTCTTGTTTCACAAATAGATCACAATCTTCAATTCCAAGCCATTCTAAATTAAACCCTTCCAAAGGGGTAACCTCATTTGCTTGGATTCAAAATTGTTCACTGAATTCAAACTTTTCCACTTGTATggtacatttattttttaaccaACTGGTCTATTCTCTGACCTctcctctgattggctaatcCACTCATGAGTTAAATTGTCATACGAGTCTGCAGGCAAGATGAGCATTTCAAAACTATATAAGTAAGAGGCAAAATTGTGTGAATAATCCCAAAATTCTTTTAGGCTTTTAGCACTATCAGTTGTGttaaagtaacacacacaacacatgaggTTTTGTGGGCTCATGGATAATGTTACTGCTGGAATAGTGAAGGATATGTCTAGATTTAGTTTGTGTTATTTGTCAAAACATATCTCACATATTTTTTGAGCTATTGCTTTACACAGAGTGGTACATGACAAAATAGTTTGGTAAAACATTTGTGACTGTAAGCATTTATTGTTTTCCCACTTTGAATAATGCTGAGATCACAAGCAAAAACAAACCTACCTCTAACATTACAGCTCCCTATGGAAATAAACAGATAGGCTATGAGTCGGCAGCTTCACAGCTAAATCACAATAGTGTAGCTGTAGCTTTAAAGAGAGACTGCTTGTCTTAATAGTGACTGATGATCATGATTATGTTTTAATCAGTAGTAAAGATAGTGTGTCAGTGATACACAGTTTAGGAAGTTACAGGGCAATCTAGATGCAAATTGTCCTTTTTAAGACTAAGAGTGCTACAGCATAATGCATTTGACAAGGGTAAAACCCATCTAATTTTGAATCAGAATATGAAATGATAGTACATTTATGATTATAGAATGGATTcttatataaatattaaatatcTTCCAAAGGCTGTAAAACAAACCTTTCGAGAATGATGGCTGGTTAGAGTTAATCTGTGAGGAAGTGAATAAACAAACCACTTCATTCTCAGGAAACACTGAATGTAGAGCCAAACTGAAGATATTTTTTTATCTGTAATCTTTGGAATACTAGAGTACACTTTAACAAGCCATTGTAGCAGTCATTGACACATTACACTATGAAACAACATTTAGAATGTGCAAACTTTAATGTCACACTACCTTAGGAAACACTTCCATGGAAAATGTTACAAATGATAAAACTGAGACTATGTTTTCATTAGCTACCTGGAAGGGGCCATGGACAATAAACATAATGTGCTACCTCCCATTTCATATTATTTGAAATATTGTTTGGCTCATTTATAAAGAAATCCAGTGAAAGTTGTAGTTTGGACTCTGATGAAGCCTTCTTATACACAATATTGGACTGTTGGACCACATACTGCACACTTTGGATATAAGTTGAAAATGTTTTGCATGAACCCCTTCTACCAGAAAGGGTTTGAAGTTGTCATGAAACTGATAGCTCCAACATATACCTGCAATAACATAAAAGATGCATAAGGTGTCTTCTATTGAGGCTGTACACGCACGTGTACTCTTCATAGGCCCGACTAAAATGCTGTAATCCGATACTCTCCTCTGTGTGAGCCTATGTTCCGATCACTCACAATTGATTTGTGTGGTCACTGGCCAACAACCTTATTTTATGACTTGTTCAGCGGTTTTATTTCAACTAAACTGTTTGTTTAACAAACATCAGCCTAAACAGCCCTGTGTCTTTCACATGAAATCATTGAAAAAATAATGCTGTGCCTGTCCCATGACACATGAATCAACAACACTGAGTGAAGCATGTTTTgaaagcatgcatgcatgttctATATTTTCATGGATATGATGTGTATGAATGTAACCTGCACATTCGGCCCTGTAAGTGCTATGCTCATTAATCGGCTGGTGCTATTCTGAGGTTATGGCTGACTGTGAAAACCCTCTTTAAATACTGCTGAAATataagttttgttttgttttttttgttgggtttttttgttttttgaatgGGCAaactttgtgacatcataagcTGTGGTCTCAGTTAATTTACTATACATTTGTTCAGTTCCTTCAAGACGCGGGGCAACGGTACCTCAGAGACTGCCACCTGGAGTCTCAGGGATGTGCCCAGATGAAGGCCACTGGTGGGCTATAAGGCACACCAACCGAGGGGTCGAGAGAGCAGGTGTATGTTGGTATGCACTGCTGGAATGTGATCTGTCAGTCCCCCTGCTGGAGGTCCATGGCCTGCTGTTGGGCCATGTCAGCTGTAAAGGCTGATCACTGAGGCTGAGCAGGAAGATTATCATGGTTCTACAAGGTTATGAAGGTGAAAAAGTATTTTCTgagaaattattattattatttctagaATATTCTGACTTTCGTGTCAtgataacatttatttaaattGTTGAGCATTAGTGTAAATGAACAAACACAtgtaaagacaaaaaaatatttgtaaatgagtTACCCTTTTGCCTGGAACTCTTAACCACCTCCAAACAGTCCCGAACATCTATGAACAAAAAGCCAGTTGACAGCTACTGCTACCACCAGTGGGCCGCCAATGAGAATATAGAAAGAAAAACGAAACAGTGCTCTTGAAATGGGAAGGGACCGTATGTCGAGTCTTATGTTAAGCATACTGCCAATAAACCACAGAGAATGCAAGAGCTTTAGCAGATCAACGACTTCATGGGTTTCCATGGTGAATCTACATCCCAACTCATATCCTGTTCGTCTTCCGGCCGGCATGGGGTGTTTTTGCAAGATGAGTGTCTAGGGAAAGGGTGGATATAACCCCAGTAGCCTATAAACCATTATTCACTGATGTCACGGTGATCCATATTCACCACTACTCTGTTTTTTGGCACGACAGAAACCACTCCGGCCCAAAGTGCTTCCTGTAATGTCAAAGGTCATAGGCTGGAAATGTTGTCACAGATGAGTGTGTAACACAGCTGCAGCTATTTATATCCCCCTGCAGTATTCACGGCAATGTGTTATTTAAGTGCTTCTTGTTGactgagaaaaagacaaataaaagaaagacagggagaatgTCATATGGCGACTGCATGTGAGCCTTTCTGAGCCACCATTCTGAAAATGTCCTGTTATTTTATATGGTCAGCCTCAGACATGTTTGACCGCCTTGCTTTGAACAGTGGATGTCTACTAAGCTGTAAATAAACTGACATAACTTCTGTGGTCTGATGTATGGATACTCATTTGGAAAACACAAATAGTTTTGTGATTACTGAGTTCAATTATTTGGCACAATAGTATGTGAATATACTGATGACAACAGACCttacactagatggcagcagtttCCCATGTTAGAGACTatatgatgtaggctacatcaggcCTGCATTTCCATTGACCCGACAGAGAATTATAACTCGAAAAGTAAATAATATCTGTAGATGTACTGCAAAAAGCGGAACAAAATTTGACCGCAGCTCAGTTctacacattctctccgcaagtgtgtgtgtgtgtatgtgggggtaatggggtgtgcatgtgtgtgtgtgtgcgcgcgtgcgtgtgtgtgcctctgcctgcttgcctgcacgtgtgtgtgtgtgtgtgtgtgtgtgtgtgtgtgtgtgtgtgtgtgtgtgtgtgtgtgtgtgtgtgtgtgtgtgtgtgtgtgtgtgtgtgtgcgtgcctgttgtaGGGTTGGGTACCGAATCCTGTACTTTTAGCAGTACCGACCGAATCACATCAGTATTACCGAGTACTGGCTCACCTAAGATCAAATGGTGCCAAATGTCAGTACTTTCACATGCATCAGGAGCAGAGCGCACCAGCATAGGATATACCTGAGTGTAACGTTCTGTCCTGCTCAAAACCGAAAGCAATTATGACCAATTTAGTGCACCATTTGATTAAGATCAAAGTTAGATTTGTCGTGACAACTTATGATTGGTCATTAGGGAAAGAAACCACACGTTCTGCTGACGCTGTGGAGCAGAAAGAAAGATGCCAGCCGAAAGCGTACAGCTGTGTGGTTGCATtttacaactagaaaagcactccgagagcgcagctacctccgcctgcattgttcttcctaggttgttatacatttgaaccgaaactattcagatcgccaccacgtggccataccatgccattacaccagaTAGTGGTGTGTGCAACATTTGCCAGACAAAATGCAAATGGGCCATGGCAAAAACACCAGATCTCAAGAAACACCTTGTTATacataaaatatattattaAGAGCAGAAATGTGTATCATGTTCACTTCCACAGCTGTAGAAACTATCATACCTGCAGCTAGTCAAGGTACAGGAAGTCAACAAGGCATTGACAACTTCATTGGCATCTTCAATTATGTAAAGtagctttttaaaaatatttactGTCCATTGTTCATATTTTTAGAAGGGGGATAAAATGTTCATATTCTTAAGAGGTGAGAGGGAGGTTGGGGGGTTGTATTGTGTTCTGAATGTATAAAATGTTCATATTTTtaggagggatgagggaggtggggagggttTTTGTATTGTGTTATAATAAAGGGTTTAAACTGAGAAGTTGTGAAAAAAGAATTTTACACTGCAATAAAATTGTGTCACAACCAGGCGTTAGATTCAGTAAGAGTGAAGAATACCAATACCGAACACCAGGCAATGGCAACGGTACCGATATCATAAACATCAGCTAAAGTAATTTTTCTGCAGCATCACAGAGATAGACAGGAGATGGCCACACCACAGGTAAAGCTTTGACACCTCCATTCGCTGGACATCCGGGGCCTTGAGTTTGCTGGCtctcctactcctcctgatGGATCAGTGGAGTAATGCAAAGTTGAACTTCTCTGAACTCCATCCACATTATTCTCATATATAACGTCAGAGCAGCCTCTGTCTACGGTAggactgtctctgtctctctacagtAGGACGGTAGCCCTGCTAGCGGATGGCGAGGGATGTAAGGGATTCGCTGCCTCTTTTGGATCTGAACCTGAATCTATTAAAGTGTAAATCCGGAGTAAGAATAAC
Encoded here:
- the st8sia6 gene encoding alpha-2,8-sialyltransferase 8E, translated to MKLVLLRLLLILFALGSFFTLLMWIVHSDSDTTPRSASQSQNSADSTDCRGCRDSIIDKVVERYSKKWKKQENNYKKFRSLLSSKCHGVTKAVVTQANTPVGTKVVYDGEKRKPLQVTPALFNVFPKEAPFGNTTWDSCSVVGNGGILANSSCGQRIDSAQFVIRCNLPPLDHGYEKDVGNKTDLVTANPSILHEKFNGLMERRRPFVEGLRPYGDALVLLPAFSYGHNTPVSLRAVYTLEDFHSPARPVFFSPDYLTGLARFWRSQGLRTVRLSTGLIVASLALELCTNVHLYGFWPFGQHPHSHGRHLTNHYYDDRETKKKIHAMPAEFEHLLRLHEQGVLRVHLGQCPPSDGSFKTRGNGTSETATWSLRDVPR